A genomic stretch from Cyprinus carpio isolate SPL01 chromosome A12, ASM1834038v1, whole genome shotgun sequence includes:
- the LOC109045922 gene encoding Usher syndrome type-1G protein, with protein sequence MNDKYHRAARDGHLHLLKEATRKDLNAPDEDGMTPTLWAAHHGNLDALRLLVARGGDPDKCDIWGNTPLHLAAANGHLNCLSFLVSFGTNVWCLDNDYHTPLDMAASRSHMDCVRYLDTIAAKQITINPRVVSKLKDRAFRNAEKRIKNCEKLQRRHHERMEKHFLRESAAMDTSDTMSNSSFSSTLSRRIPQFNALDSNMTYSQATLQSTTRGRTKIQRRLEKKKQADGTFKISEDGRKSVRSLSGLQLGNDVMFLKQGTYVDRRQQSSPRLNIRNMFSGKQDIRPDDDDEVDTVSRALSDPGLYDAAYSEISTDSGRDSLFNRPGLGTMVFRRNYVTDGLFQMGRNEGSVVGSEPVGRVPNVHLRGRLPLRSPSLDEVSLGSSLSLQEKNLQDLPWEEGDLGLEEEDDELQSSSGPLEVFLASQGLSDFLSIFHREQMDLEALLLCSEQDLISIHIPLGPHKKLLDACSRRNNALDDADGMQDTML encoded by the exons ATGAACGACAAATACCACCGGGCGGCTCGAGACGGTCACCTGCACCTGCTGAAAGAGGCGACGCGCAAAGATCTGAACGCGCCGGATGAGGATGGAATGACGCCGACGCTCTGGGCCGCGCACCACGGCAACCTGGACGCGCTCAGACTGCTGGTGGCACGAGG AGGAGATCCAGATAAATGTGATATTTGGGGAAACACTCCTCTTCACCTGGCAGCAGCTAATGGCCATCTCAACTGTCTGTCCTTTCTGGTGTCATTTGGCACCAATGTGTGGTGCTTGGACAATGACTACCACACACCACTGGACATGGCGGCCTCTAGGAGCCACATGGACTGTGTGCGATATCTGGACACAATCGCCGCCAAACAGATCACCATCAACCCCAGAGTGGTGAGCAAATTAAAGGATCGTGCCTTCCGTAATGCAGAGAAACGCATTAAGAACTGTGAAAAGCTTCAGCGCAGGCATCACGAACGCATGGAGAAGCATTTCTTGAGAGAGAGTGCTGCAATGGACACATCAGATACGATGAGTAACAGCAGTTTCAGCAGCACCCTGAGCCGAAGGATCCCTCAGTTCAACGCCCTCGACTCCAACATGACATACTCACAG GCAACGCTTCAGTCTACAACTAGAGGCCGGACAAAGATTCAGCGGCGTCTTGAGAAGAAGAAGCAAGCCGATGGAACGTTCAAGATATCTGAAGATGGGCGAAAGAGTGTTCGCTCGCTCTCTGGTCTTCAGCTGGGCAATGACGTCATGTTCTTGAAGCAGGGTACATACGTCGACCGACGCCAGCAGTCCAGCCCTCGGCTCAACATCCGTAACATGTTTTCTGGTAAACAGGACATCAGGCCAGATGATGACGACGAGGTAGACACTGTTTCCCGGGCTCTCAGTGATCCAGGTCTGTATGATGCTGCATACTCCGAAATAAGTACAGACTCTGGTCGGGACTCTTTGTTCAACCGCCCAGGACTCGGTACCATGGTATTCCGTCGGAATTATGTAACTGATGGGTTGTTCCAAATGGGACGGAATGAGGGCAGTGTGGTGGGGAGTGAACCAGTGGGACGAGTCCCGAATGTCCACTTACGGGGAAGATTGCCGTTGCGATCACCCAGTCTTGATGAAGTCAGCTTAGGCAGCTCATTGAGTCTCCAAGAGAAGAACTTGCAG GATTTGCCATGGGAGGAAGGAGACCTGGGTTTGGAGGAGGAGGATGACGAGCTTCAGTCATCGTCGGGTCCTTTAGAAGTATTCCTGGCATCTCAGGGACTGAGTGACTTCCTTTCAATTTTCCATAGAGAACAGATGGACCTGGAGGCGTTGCTCTTGTGCTCTGAGCAAGACCTCATTAGCAT